The proteins below are encoded in one region of Candidatus Binatia bacterium:
- a CDS encoding LemA family protein, which produces MKRRAMLQSMMVALVTLTSALALPGCGYNSLVQTSEAVDSAWGEIQNQLQRRNDLIPNLVATVKGFAQQEKEVLTKVTDARSRVAGAGTPTETMAASNELTGALSRLLVVAENYPQLKSDQNFLHLQDELAGTENRLAVARMRYNEAVQAYDTTLKSFPTNLVAKMTGFGSKPYFEAPESAKAVPEVKF; this is translated from the coding sequence ATGAAGCGACGCGCGATGCTCCAATCCATGATGGTTGCCCTGGTGACATTGACCAGTGCGCTGGCGCTGCCGGGCTGCGGCTATAACTCGCTGGTGCAGACGAGCGAGGCGGTCGATTCGGCCTGGGGCGAGATCCAGAACCAGCTTCAGCGTCGCAACGACCTGATCCCGAACCTGGTGGCCACGGTCAAGGGCTTCGCGCAGCAGGAAAAGGAAGTATTGACCAAGGTCACCGACGCGAGGAGCCGCGTGGCAGGGGCGGGCACGCCGACCGAGACGATGGCGGCATCCAACGAGCTGACCGGCGCGTTGTCGCGCCTTCTCGTCGTCGCCGAGAACTACCCGCAGCTCAAGTCCGACCAGAATTTCCTTCACCTGCAGGACGAGCTGGCCGGCACCGAGAATCGCCTTGCCGTCGCGCGCATGCGCTACAACGAGGCGGTGCAGGCGTACGACACGACGCTGAAGAGTTTCCCGACCAACCTCGTCGCGAAAATGACGGGCTTCGGGTCCAAGCCCTATTTCGAAGCGCCGGAGTCGGCCAAAGCGGTGCCCGAGGTGAAATTCTGA
- a CDS encoding TPM domain-containing protein — MKIRRARPLAGALALALGVIAGTQALGVATARAAVAELEQSGQAPSPAAVPYAPVAPAAPAPSQHRSGAIPALTGPVVDDAGILDAGTRHDLERLAMQVKGSKGAEIVVLTVRTTAPLDEFSYGMKVTSAWKLGSAEKDDGLLFLIAVDDHHARFFTGYGLEGVLPDGRLGEILDRFVVPRFRAGDYPGGIRAGMGEIARVLETEYDGQGAPSVRRQRARDVGPPLIFWIFVVFLLLRIFLGSRRGFYGPVFWGGGFGGPMSGGFGGGFGGGGGGGFGGGGGGFGGGGAGRSW; from the coding sequence ATGAAGATCCGGCGCGCGCGCCCGCTGGCCGGGGCTCTCGCTCTCGCGCTCGGTGTGATTGCCGGCACGCAGGCCCTCGGTGTCGCAACGGCGCGAGCGGCCGTTGCCGAGCTCGAGCAATCCGGGCAGGCGCCTTCTCCGGCGGCGGTTCCGTATGCACCCGTCGCACCTGCCGCGCCCGCGCCATCGCAACATCGCAGCGGCGCGATCCCTGCGCTTACCGGTCCGGTCGTCGACGACGCAGGAATCCTGGATGCCGGCACGCGGCACGATCTCGAGCGTCTCGCGATGCAGGTCAAAGGCAGCAAAGGCGCGGAGATCGTCGTGCTCACGGTTCGCACCACGGCACCTCTCGACGAGTTCAGCTACGGCATGAAGGTCACTTCCGCGTGGAAGCTCGGAAGCGCCGAGAAAGACGATGGCCTTCTGTTCCTCATCGCCGTCGACGATCACCATGCCCGCTTCTTTACCGGGTACGGGCTCGAAGGTGTGCTGCCCGACGGGCGCCTCGGCGAGATTCTCGACCGCTTCGTCGTCCCGCGTTTTCGCGCCGGCGACTATCCCGGCGGCATCCGCGCGGGCATGGGCGAGATCGCGAGGGTTCTCGAGACCGAGTACGACGGCCAGGGCGCGCCGTCGGTGCGGCGCCAGCGAGCGCGCGACGTCGGTCCTCCGCTGATTTTCTGGATCTTCGTGGTGTTCCTGCTGCTGCGCATTTTTCTCGGCAGTCGGCGCGGCTTCTACGGACCGGTGTTCTGGGGCGGCGGTTTCGGCGGGCCGATGTCGGGCGGCTTCGGTGGAGGATTCGGCGGCGGAGGTGGTGGCGGATTCGGAGGCGGGGGCGGAGGCTTTGGAGGCGGCGGCGCGGGCCGCAGCTGGTAG
- a CDS encoding carboxyl transferase domain-containing protein, with amino-acid sequence MKRLLVANRGEIAVRILRAASAHGCETVAVHSTDDARCLHVARADRAIALGAGGPRAYLDIERLVAVAAEAGCDSVHPGYGFLSENAAFAARLAEAGITFVGPTPAQLELFGHKARARDLASDCGVPVLDAACEAVDVDAATAFFSALPPGAAMLVKAIAGGGGRGMRVVREKGAVAEAIERCRSEAASAFGIGDVYVERVLPRARHIEVQVIGDGRSVIALGDRECSLQRRHQKLVELAPSPNLGEALRERIIAAALRMAEASGYRSLGTFEFLVDSESPETFFFIEANARLQVEHTVTEAVTGLDLVRLQLELADGASLESLGLAAGRRPPSRGSAIQLRVNMERIGRDGSVRPCAGTISVFEPPTGQGVRVDTFGYSGYATSTAFDSLLAKLVVQVPSTDPRELARAARARLAELRIEGVETNAAFLSALLSRGDVENGRATTTLVDEHIAEIVAAADAISRAAFFARPLEPSAQPKAGGIGARVDSVDPLAVVRHGKAASIVAAAGVVQVEEARVAVSAAVDAPAGTFAVRAPLQGTVVSVSVADGDCVATGAALLVMEAMKMEHVVAAPASGVCRGLAVDIGDTVGEGQALVFLEEAEVDAAGDADAAQADPDFIRPDLAESIQRHRYGYDSERPDAVARREATGQRTARENIDELCDHGSFTEFGALVIAAQRRRRSVDDLVRRTPADGLVCGLGRINGDVFGPDRSRAVVMSYDYTVLAGTQGLQNHRKKDRMFEIALEQRLPVVIFTEGGGGRPGDTDGSGVAGLDCRAFALFGKLSGLAPLVGVNSGRCFAGNAALLGCCDVVIATANSSIGMGGPAMIEGGGLGVFHPDEVGPMSVQARNGVVDIAVANEAEAVEAAKKYLSYFQGAVDDWTMADQRLLRSAIPENRLRIYDVRHVIETLVDDRSLLELRGGFGSGMITALARIEGRPIGILANNPSHLAGAIDPDGADKAARFMQLCDAHDLPLLFLCDTPGIMVGPEIEKRAMVRHASRMFVVGASLTIPFFTIVLRKGYGLGAQAMAGGSFHAPIFTVAWPTGEFGGMGLEGAVKLGFQKELQAVADPQERRKLFDEMVARMYEIGKAVSMASAFEIDDVIDPADSRHWIMTALRSAPPAAPRTGKKRPCIDTW; translated from the coding sequence GTGAAGCGCCTGCTGGTCGCCAATCGCGGCGAGATTGCGGTGCGCATCTTGAGGGCGGCTTCCGCGCACGGCTGCGAAACGGTCGCCGTGCATTCGACCGATGATGCACGCTGCCTGCATGTCGCGCGCGCGGACCGCGCGATCGCGCTCGGCGCCGGCGGGCCGCGAGCGTATCTCGACATCGAGCGGCTCGTCGCCGTCGCGGCCGAAGCGGGCTGCGACAGCGTGCACCCCGGATACGGTTTCCTCAGCGAGAACGCCGCGTTCGCAGCGCGACTGGCCGAGGCGGGGATCACGTTCGTCGGCCCGACGCCTGCGCAGCTCGAGCTGTTCGGGCACAAGGCAAGGGCGCGGGACCTTGCCTCCGACTGCGGCGTCCCCGTTCTCGACGCCGCCTGCGAGGCGGTCGACGTCGACGCCGCGACGGCGTTCTTCTCGGCGCTGCCGCCTGGCGCCGCGATGCTCGTCAAGGCCATCGCCGGGGGCGGCGGCCGCGGCATGCGCGTCGTGCGCGAAAAAGGTGCCGTTGCCGAGGCGATCGAGCGTTGCCGCTCGGAGGCGGCTTCTGCCTTCGGGATCGGCGACGTCTACGTCGAGCGCGTGCTGCCTCGCGCCCGCCACATCGAAGTGCAGGTGATCGGCGACGGCAGGTCGGTGATCGCGCTCGGTGACAGGGAATGCAGCCTGCAGCGGCGCCACCAGAAGCTCGTCGAGCTGGCGCCGAGTCCAAACCTGGGCGAAGCGCTGCGCGAGCGCATCATCGCCGCCGCACTGCGCATGGCTGAGGCTTCGGGTTATCGCAGCCTCGGCACTTTCGAATTCCTCGTCGATTCGGAATCTCCCGAAACGTTCTTTTTCATCGAGGCCAACGCGAGGCTCCAGGTCGAGCATACGGTGACCGAAGCCGTTACCGGGCTGGATCTCGTGCGCCTGCAACTCGAGCTCGCCGATGGCGCCAGCCTCGAGTCTCTCGGATTGGCAGCGGGGCGCAGGCCGCCGTCACGAGGCAGCGCGATCCAGCTTCGCGTCAACATGGAGCGCATCGGGCGCGACGGCTCGGTGCGGCCCTGCGCCGGAACGATCTCGGTGTTCGAGCCGCCGACGGGACAGGGCGTGCGTGTCGATACGTTCGGTTATTCCGGCTACGCCACTTCCACGGCATTCGACTCCCTGCTGGCCAAGCTCGTCGTGCAGGTTCCATCGACGGACCCGCGTGAGCTTGCCAGGGCGGCGCGAGCGCGTCTGGCGGAGCTGCGCATCGAGGGCGTCGAGACCAACGCCGCGTTTCTTTCGGCGTTGCTGTCGCGTGGCGATGTCGAGAACGGGCGGGCGACGACGACGCTGGTCGATGAGCACATCGCCGAGATCGTCGCCGCCGCCGACGCGATTTCGCGCGCGGCATTCTTCGCAAGGCCGTTGGAGCCGTCGGCGCAGCCGAAAGCGGGCGGTATCGGCGCGCGCGTCGATTCGGTGGATCCGCTGGCGGTCGTGCGGCACGGAAAGGCAGCGTCCATTGTTGCCGCTGCCGGCGTTGTTCAGGTGGAGGAAGCGCGTGTCGCGGTCTCTGCGGCCGTCGATGCGCCGGCCGGCACCTTTGCCGTGAGGGCTCCGCTGCAGGGGACGGTGGTCAGTGTATCGGTCGCCGACGGAGACTGCGTTGCGACCGGAGCGGCGCTGCTCGTGATGGAAGCGATGAAAATGGAGCATGTCGTCGCTGCTCCGGCCTCCGGTGTCTGCCGCGGTCTTGCCGTCGATATCGGCGATACGGTCGGGGAGGGACAGGCGCTCGTGTTCCTCGAGGAGGCCGAAGTGGATGCCGCCGGCGACGCGGATGCGGCACAAGCCGATCCGGATTTCATTCGCCCTGACCTGGCGGAGTCGATCCAGCGACATCGCTACGGCTACGACTCCGAGCGCCCCGATGCCGTTGCGCGCCGCGAAGCGACCGGCCAGCGCACCGCGCGCGAAAACATCGACGAGCTTTGCGACCACGGCTCGTTTACCGAGTTCGGCGCTCTCGTGATCGCGGCGCAGCGCCGCCGCCGCAGCGTGGACGACCTCGTGCGCCGCACGCCGGCCGACGGCCTGGTGTGCGGTCTCGGCCGCATCAACGGCGATGTCTTCGGCCCCGATCGCTCGCGCGCCGTCGTCATGTCCTACGACTACACGGTGCTGGCCGGCACCCAGGGCCTGCAGAACCACCGCAAGAAGGACCGCATGTTCGAGATCGCGCTCGAGCAGAGGCTTCCGGTCGTGATCTTCACCGAGGGCGGCGGCGGAAGGCCGGGCGACACCGACGGATCCGGCGTCGCCGGACTGGATTGCCGCGCGTTCGCGCTTTTCGGAAAGCTCTCGGGCCTGGCCCCGCTCGTCGGCGTGAACTCGGGTCGCTGTTTTGCCGGCAACGCTGCGCTGCTCGGATGCTGCGACGTCGTGATCGCGACGGCGAACTCGAGCATCGGCATGGGCGGCCCGGCAATGATCGAAGGCGGCGGGCTCGGCGTTTTTCATCCCGACGAAGTGGGACCGATGTCGGTGCAGGCTCGCAACGGCGTCGTCGACATCGCGGTTGCCAATGAAGCCGAAGCGGTCGAAGCGGCGAAGAAATACCTTTCGTACTTCCAGGGCGCCGTCGACGACTGGACGATGGCCGACCAGCGGCTGCTGCGCAGTGCGATCCCCGAGAACCGCCTGAGAATCTACGACGTTCGCCACGTGATCGAGACGCTGGTCGACGACAGGTCGCTGCTCGAGCTGCGCGGCGGCTTCGGCTCGGGAATGATCACCGCGCTGGCAAGGATCGAGGGAAGGCCCATCGGAATTCTCGCGAACAATCCTTCGCATCTGGCCGGCGCGATCGATCCGGACGGCGCCGACAAGGCCGCCCGCTTCATGCAGCTCTGCGATGCGCACGACCTGCCGCTGCTGTTCCTGTGCGACACGCCCGGCATCATGGTCGGACCCGAGATCGAAAAGCGCGCGATGGTTCGCCACGCCTCGAGGATGTTCGTCGTCGGCGCCAGCCTCACGATTCCGTTCTTCACGATCGTGCTGCGCAAGGGCTACGGACTCGGGGCCCAGGCAATGGCGGGCGGCAGCTTTCACGCGCCGATCTTCACGGTGGCGTGGCCTACCGGCGAGTTTGGGGGAATGGGCCTCGAAGGTGCGGTCAAGCTCGGCTTTCAGAAAGAGCTCCAGGCGGTGGCCGATCCTCAGGAACGGCGCAAGCTCTTCGACGAGATGGTCGCGCGCATGTACGAAATCGGCAAGGCGGTCAGCATGGCCTCCGCGTTCGAGATCGACGACGTGATCGATCCTGCGGACTCGCGCCACTGGATCATGACGGCCCTTCGCTCGGCTCCGCCGGCTGCGCCCCGCACGGGAAAGAAACGCCCGTGCATCGACACCTGGTAA
- the lptD gene encoding LPS assembly protein LptD: protein MEPCSNRISRTEGLRRCGSHLRAQALVAAVLALAFPQLAAAQRSGIAPSTGGTFYEPYNATPHQTEIKSTKIKTSDTAPCNAEPADEQASPSAPATTEVVTPGGTTSSAAGATPPGTAAAPGTAAAPGTATAPAAAAAPAPPPPGSSGKSPITVEADSLEIEKEGIKVHASGNVEVEWDTTKLRADDLRVDQRERRVDARGKVRYQSDDLRATADDATLDVDEETGELHNTEVHLQSQGGRFGGTRMQKVKGRHVLLDNGYFTTCGVDQGHEPDWELQGKQLDLHLDGYAYMTGARLDVRGVPILYLPYVVFPTKETRQSGLLPFSIGSSSNRGFLFSLPAFWAIDKHEDLTMTAVVETSARLGLDGVYRYAPSKRRWGEIHAAFYNESVRGQPSPDSPAIGVPDNRGLVEMTHREFGDSWTGYTDVQWVGDERFLREIAPLEGDAAERDTRRSQRYTMSRAGLVGQSGFTSAGVEAVAYQDLIGEQISDGNSTTSDPVVRDTQQKPFNAWLQTDRNIGPVAVGVDSSVASFLRDKGASGERLDFSTTAALPLLSSGPVLSRAWMNGRGTAYAMNQRDVLNQDEQFVEQLDTFPLRGIFQTGVDIRTKLARDYHFDSPGKWSGLYHSVEPFAGVRYTNLNTLDSSASPTCRASGGVCDVPLFDRLDAIDGRDVATYGVEQRFLLRRAPGQTDSGKGPFEFARLSLSNTYNITQNVVDDHFSDIDLAAFVQPVQGFAVRTLTSYNVGASEIRGANASISWETGPIGPILRGPSSQIAAAYRYVRNDPTSTIPPTPTTSTTAPSVQSTEMLARLAFTRNIALGLRGLYDIDGHTFIEKAVGLTFTSSCNCWTVGLGVVQRVNPAVATSNDQRNPQELQVRLAFELTGLGGFGSGVTQRSSPALDSVEYDDIGFWRAGW from the coding sequence GTGGAACCCTGCTCGAACAGGATCTCGAGGACTGAGGGCCTCCGCCGCTGCGGGTCCCACCTGCGGGCGCAGGCGCTCGTCGCCGCAGTCCTGGCCCTGGCGTTTCCGCAGCTCGCTGCGGCCCAGCGCAGCGGAATCGCGCCGAGCACGGGCGGGACCTTCTACGAGCCGTACAACGCGACTCCTCACCAGACCGAGATCAAGTCGACCAAGATCAAGACGAGCGATACGGCGCCGTGCAACGCCGAGCCTGCCGACGAGCAGGCGTCGCCTTCTGCACCGGCCACGACCGAAGTGGTCACGCCCGGCGGCACGACGAGCTCCGCAGCGGGAGCGACGCCGCCCGGGACCGCTGCTGCGCCGGGCACTGCCGCTGCACCGGGCACCGCAACCGCGCCGGCCGCCGCGGCTGCACCCGCTCCGCCGCCGCCCGGTTCCTCCGGCAAGAGCCCGATCACCGTCGAAGCCGATTCCCTGGAGATCGAGAAGGAGGGAATCAAGGTCCACGCCTCCGGCAACGTCGAGGTGGAGTGGGACACGACCAAGCTTCGCGCCGACGATCTCCGCGTCGACCAGCGCGAGCGCCGCGTCGATGCGCGCGGCAAGGTGCGTTACCAGTCCGACGATCTTCGCGCGACCGCCGACGATGCGACTCTCGACGTCGACGAGGAGACCGGCGAGCTGCACAACACCGAGGTGCACCTGCAGTCGCAGGGCGGCCGCTTCGGCGGCACGCGGATGCAGAAGGTCAAAGGCCGCCACGTGCTGCTCGACAATGGCTACTTCACGACCTGCGGTGTCGACCAGGGCCACGAGCCGGACTGGGAGCTTCAAGGCAAACAGCTCGACCTTCACCTCGATGGCTACGCGTACATGACCGGCGCCCGGCTGGACGTACGCGGCGTGCCGATACTGTACCTTCCGTACGTCGTCTTCCCGACCAAGGAGACGCGTCAGTCCGGCCTGCTGCCATTTTCGATCGGCAGCTCGAGCAATCGCGGCTTCCTGTTCTCGCTTCCGGCTTTCTGGGCCATCGACAAGCACGAAGACCTTACGATGACCGCGGTCGTCGAGACTTCTGCCCGGCTCGGCCTGGACGGCGTGTATCGCTACGCGCCTTCGAAAAGGCGGTGGGGCGAGATCCACGCGGCGTTCTACAACGAATCGGTGCGCGGCCAGCCGAGTCCCGACTCTCCGGCGATCGGCGTTCCCGACAATCGCGGCCTCGTCGAGATGACCCACCGCGAGTTCGGCGACTCCTGGACAGGGTACACCGACGTCCAGTGGGTCGGCGACGAACGCTTCCTGCGCGAAATCGCACCGCTGGAGGGCGATGCCGCCGAACGCGACACGCGCCGCTCCCAGCGCTACACGATGTCGCGAGCGGGCCTGGTCGGCCAGAGCGGATTCACGAGCGCGGGCGTCGAGGCGGTCGCCTACCAGGACCTGATCGGGGAACAGATCAGCGACGGCAACTCGACGACGTCCGATCCGGTCGTCCGCGACACGCAGCAGAAGCCGTTCAACGCGTGGCTGCAGACGGACCGCAACATCGGTCCGGTGGCGGTCGGGGTCGATTCGAGCGTCGCTTCTTTCCTCCGCGACAAGGGCGCCAGCGGCGAGAGGCTCGATTTCTCGACGACCGCGGCGCTGCCGCTGCTCAGCAGCGGCCCCGTGCTGTCGCGCGCGTGGATGAATGGGCGCGGGACGGCCTACGCGATGAACCAGCGCGACGTGCTGAACCAGGACGAGCAGTTCGTCGAGCAGCTCGACACGTTCCCGCTGCGGGGCATCTTCCAGACCGGCGTCGACATCCGCACCAAGCTCGCGCGCGACTACCATTTCGACTCTCCCGGAAAGTGGAGCGGGCTCTATCATTCCGTGGAGCCCTTCGCGGGGGTACGCTACACAAACCTCAACACGCTCGACAGTTCCGCAAGTCCGACGTGCCGTGCTTCGGGAGGAGTCTGCGACGTCCCGCTCTTCGACCGCCTCGACGCGATCGACGGGCGCGACGTGGCCACTTACGGCGTCGAGCAGCGCTTCCTGCTGCGGCGAGCGCCCGGCCAGACGGATTCGGGGAAAGGACCCTTCGAATTTGCGCGGCTGTCGTTGTCGAACACCTACAACATCACGCAGAACGTGGTGGACGACCACTTCTCGGACATCGATCTGGCGGCATTCGTCCAGCCGGTGCAGGGCTTCGCGGTTCGCACGCTGACCTCGTACAACGTGGGGGCGAGCGAGATCCGCGGCGCCAACGCGTCGATTTCGTGGGAGACCGGCCCGATCGGACCCATCCTGCGCGGGCCTTCGTCGCAGATCGCGGCCGCTTACCGTTACGTGCGCAACGATCCGACGTCGACGATCCCGCCGACGCCGACAACTTCCACCACCGCACCAAGCGTGCAATCTACCGAGATGCTCGCCCGTCTCGCGTTCACGCGGAACATCGCGCTCGGACTGCGCGGTCTCTACGACATCGACGGCCACACGTTCATCGAGAAGGCCGTGGGTCTGACGTTCACGTCGTCGTGCAACTGCTGGACAGTGGGACTCGGCGTGGTCCAGCGTGTCAATCCGGCTGTGGCGACGAGCAACGACCAGAGGAACCCGCAGGAGCTGCAGGTGCGGCTGGCGTTCGAACTGACCGGTCTCGGCGGTTTCGGCAGCGGCGTCACGCAGCGCAGCTCGCCGGCGCTCGACAGCGTCGAATACGACGACATCGGTTTCTGGAGAGCCGGCTGGTGA
- a CDS encoding Mur ligase family protein codes for MARGYQEILAALYALEARKGMDFRLERLTPVLDALGHPERTFACVHLAGTNGKGSTAAMIEAALRAGGYRTGLYTSPHLVSFRERIRICGAPVSREAVVDGVQVVSNAASQCSAGLTFFEIATLAAFVEFRSRKVDIAIVEAGLGGRLDATNVVHGDVAVITSVGIDHAEYLGNSIAAIAAEKAAIIKPGSIAISGAVTQEALEAISRRATEVGARHLAWGRDFGPFAPLVEARREQGRGLAGDHQVVNAAVAAAAVDALAPRFALEAQIRNRAIIDVRWPARLEAVPRRSGSGLLILDAAHNPEAARALAAAVETVAPAHPRVLVFAAMADKDWRAMLEALAPHFDRIVATAPPMPRAERPQRFLEVAPDAIVEESPSRALEVAEELASVHGSIVVTGSIFLLGTLYRAAGGTLLEQDLED; via the coding sequence GTGGCCCGCGGCTATCAGGAAATCCTCGCAGCGCTTTACGCGCTCGAAGCCCGCAAGGGGATGGACTTCCGCCTCGAGCGGCTGACGCCGGTGCTCGATGCGCTCGGGCATCCCGAGCGGACGTTCGCGTGCGTGCATCTTGCCGGCACCAACGGCAAAGGCTCGACGGCCGCGATGATCGAGGCTGCGCTGCGCGCGGGAGGCTACCGCACGGGCCTGTACACTTCGCCGCATCTCGTTTCGTTCCGCGAAAGAATCCGTATCTGCGGAGCGCCGGTATCGCGCGAAGCGGTCGTCGACGGCGTGCAGGTCGTCAGCAATGCCGCATCGCAGTGCAGCGCCGGCCTGACGTTCTTCGAGATCGCGACGCTGGCGGCATTCGTCGAATTCCGCAGCCGCAAAGTGGACATCGCCATTGTCGAAGCGGGGCTCGGGGGACGTCTCGATGCCACCAACGTGGTGCACGGCGACGTCGCCGTGATCACTTCCGTCGGGATCGACCACGCCGAATACCTCGGCAACAGCATCGCGGCGATCGCGGCCGAGAAGGCAGCGATCATCAAGCCCGGCTCGATTGCGATCAGTGGCGCGGTGACGCAAGAAGCGCTCGAGGCGATTTCGCGCCGTGCGACCGAAGTCGGCGCGCGGCATCTTGCTTGGGGCAGGGATTTCGGGCCTTTCGCGCCGCTTGTCGAGGCCCGTCGCGAGCAGGGTCGAGGGCTGGCGGGCGATCACCAGGTCGTCAATGCCGCCGTCGCAGCAGCGGCAGTCGATGCCCTGGCTCCGCGCTTTGCGCTCGAGGCGCAGATTCGCAACCGGGCCATCATCGACGTGCGCTGGCCGGCCCGGCTCGAGGCGGTTCCCCGGCGCAGTGGCAGCGGGCTGCTCATTCTCGATGCGGCGCACAATCCCGAGGCGGCGCGGGCGCTGGCCGCGGCGGTGGAGACGGTTGCGCCGGCGCATCCGCGGGTCCTCGTGTTCGCGGCAATGGCCGACAAGGACTGGAGAGCGATGCTCGAAGCGCTCGCCCCGCATTTCGACCGAATCGTCGCGACGGCGCCGCCGATGCCGAGGGCGGAGAGGCCGCAGCGCTTCCTCGAGGTGGCACCCGACGCCATCGTCGAGGAGAGCCCCAGCCGCGCCCTCGAGGTCGCCGAGGAGCTGGCTTCTGTGCACGGCAGCATCGTCGTGACGGGTTCCATCTTCCTGCTTGGAACCCTATACAGGGCGGCGGGTGGAACCCTGCTCGAACAGGATCTCGAGGACTGA
- the trpA gene encoding tryptophan synthase subunit alpha — MSLRLRNKLKTLAEEGRAGFVPFFSVGDPDLETSRDAILAAAESGADVIELGVPFSDPIADGTVVQESSQRALAAGSSLPRVLEMVGWLRARTDVPFVLFGYYNPYFRYGEQAFARDARASGADAVLVTDLPPEEAAPMVEACRANDLANIFLLAPTSTPARMQAVAEMASGFVYMVSVTGVTGARSNAPAGIESLVASARKITGLPIGVGFGISTPAQAGEVARYADLVVVGSALVRHMFDAGRSGAVAAVREFVTDLRRGIDAVRR, encoded by the coding sequence GTGTCGCTGCGCCTTCGTAACAAGCTGAAAACCCTCGCCGAAGAGGGCCGCGCCGGGTTCGTGCCGTTTTTCTCGGTCGGGGATCCGGACCTGGAGACCAGTCGCGACGCGATCCTCGCGGCCGCCGAAAGCGGCGCCGACGTGATCGAGCTCGGAGTGCCTTTTTCCGACCCGATTGCCGACGGAACGGTGGTCCAGGAATCGAGCCAGCGCGCGCTGGCCGCCGGCTCTTCGCTTCCGCGCGTGCTCGAGATGGTCGGGTGGCTGCGTGCGCGCACCGACGTTCCGTTCGTGCTGTTCGGCTACTACAATCCGTATTTCCGTTACGGCGAGCAGGCTTTCGCGCGCGATGCGCGCGCATCCGGCGCCGATGCGGTGCTCGTCACCGATCTTCCTCCCGAAGAGGCGGCGCCGATGGTCGAGGCGTGTCGCGCCAACGATCTTGCCAACATCTTCCTGCTCGCGCCGACGAGCACGCCGGCGCGAATGCAAGCGGTCGCGGAGATGGCAAGCGGCTTCGTGTACATGGTTTCGGTGACCGGAGTCACGGGTGCGCGCTCCAATGCGCCCGCGGGGATCGAGAGTCTCGTCGCGAGCGCGAGAAAGATCACGGGCCTTCCGATCGGCGTCGGCTTCGGCATCTCGACGCCGGCCCAGGCCGGCGAGGTTGCGCGCTACGCCGACCTCGTCGTGGTCGGCTCGGCGCTGGTGCGCCACATGTTCGACGCAGGCCGCAGCGGCGCCGTCGCAGCGGTGCGTGAATTCGTCACCGATCTTCGCCGCGGCATCGACGCGGTCCGTCGCTGA
- a CDS encoding histidine phosphatase family protein — MKLLVVRHAVAQERDEWHETGRPDNERPLTRKGRTEMKACAKALARLVPGLDLIATSPFTRAADTAELLAAAWSSMPLLDVKELASGGSRNELLKWLASRTESCLAVVGHEPDLGSLVGSLVVGDSRAVPIPLEKAGACLLRFPERIEQGQGELRWLVYPRLLRKLAR, encoded by the coding sequence ATGAAACTTCTGGTCGTGCGCCACGCCGTGGCGCAGGAACGAGACGAGTGGCATGAGACGGGACGGCCCGACAACGAGAGGCCGCTGACCCGCAAGGGCCGCACCGAAATGAAAGCGTGCGCGAAGGCGCTGGCACGCCTCGTCCCCGGCCTCGATCTCATCGCAACCAGCCCCTTCACGCGCGCTGCCGACACTGCGGAGCTTCTCGCGGCAGCGTGGTCTTCGATGCCTCTCCTCGACGTCAAGGAGCTTGCCAGCGGAGGATCGCGCAACGAGCTGCTCAAGTGGCTGGCCTCGCGCACCGAGTCCTGCCTTGCCGTGGTCGGTCACGAGCCGGACCTCGGTTCCCTCGTCGGCAGCCTCGTCGTCGGCGACAGCCGCGCGGTGCCGATTCCGCTCGAAAAGGCCGGCGCCTGCCTGCTTCGTTTCCCGGAAAGGATCGAGCAGGGGCAAGGCGAGCTTCGCTGGCTCGTCTACCCTCGCCTGCTTCGCAAGCTCGCCAGATGA